The DNA window GAAGCCGTCTGGCCCTTGCGCGCCGCCGGGGCGGTTGAGCAGGCCCGGACGGAAGCCTTCCGAATAGGTGGCGTAGAACAGCAGGTCATCGGTCGGCGTGAACGTCAGCGTGCCCTTGAAGATCACGCCTTCGGACTTCGCCTTGTCCGGTGCGCTCAGCGCGTTGAACACCTGCGTGGCCTGCGCCTGCGAAAGACCGGCGGCCATGATATCCTGAACAGTGTCACCCTGGCTGAAAGTCTGGCGCAGCGCGGCGTTGCACGAACCGATGAAGGTGTACTGGCCATCGCCGTCGTAGAGATCGGACAGATTGGTGCCAAAAGCGTTCTGATCCTCGGCCGCACCGGCATTGCAGAAGGCGCTGTTGGCCGTGCCCTCGAAATCCACTTCCACATCGTAATAGCGCGCGCCGAAGGTGGCAGTCAGCAGATCGGGGACGAGATCGTAGCTCGCCTCGCCGAAAATGCCGATCTGCCGATCGGAACGGCGCACGTCGTTGCGGAAGATGGCGCTGGCTGGCAGCGGGCCGGGATCGCTCTGATAGGCCCCTGGGAACGGGAAATTCGGGGCAAAGCCGCCAAATGGGGCCGCCTCGATATTGCCCGGATAATTATAGTCGTTCCGCTCCTTCAGGATCAGATTCGAATAGAAGCCGCCGCCGGTAACGCGGAAACGGTTCTGTTCGGGCGTGCTGAAGCGCAGCTCCTGCGTGAAGACGGTGGTTCCGCCCTGAGAGGTAACGTAGAGATTGGGCTCCTGACAGGTGCCGCTCGGATCGTTGCCGGCACCGGGATAGCTCACCGAGCCGTCGCAGATATAATAAGGCAGATACTGCCCGGCGAAAAGATAATCGGTATAGTCTATTCGCTGATCGACCTCGCGGTCCGTATAGGCTCCGTTATACACGATATCGAGCATGCCGAGGCGCCCTTCGACGCTCCAGGCGGTGTTGGAGAAGTTATCCTCCAGCCGATCGTCCTCGAAACGCTGGATCTCCAGATTGTCGAGATCGAGCTCGGGATCGGCGAAGAAAACGCCGTCCGTCTCCAGGCTCTGGCGGGTGTGTGTAAGCGTTACGCTCCAATCCGGCGAGATTTCGTAGAGCGCGGAAGCGCGGAAGCCCGAATATTGGGCGTCGTTGAAATTGTCCTCGACCAGCCCGGAATTGTCGGCCTGACGGAACGTCACATTGGAAAGATCGGCGCCCGCCTGAATGCCGGCGCGGTTCGGTGCCACGGGCACGCCGTTGCGGCGCACGGTGCCGGCTTGGCGGAAACGCGCGCTGTCACGCAGGCTGCGCGTGCCCGCGATATTGTCGATATAACCGCCCTGATCGTCCAGATAGACGACGCCGCGTACCGCCAAACGGTCCGTCACGGGCAGGTTAATCATGGCCTCGGCCTTGTAGCTTTCCTCGCCGCCCTTGGTGAAAGACGTGCCGACGGTAAAGCTGGCGTCG is part of the Novosphingopyxis iocasae genome and encodes:
- a CDS encoding TonB-dependent receptor; amino-acid sequence: MNRISNGASGVAIAIALSTPAAAQQTSEQPATRQPPAAQSAAAQKAKPKGGAPVIIVTAQRRNENLQDVPIAVDAIGEQELEQLNINTFDDYLQQLPSVTAGGQGPGLSTIYIRGLASTTPNLTTAGVAGLAPNVSLYLDEQPLAQPGRNLDVYAADLQRIEVLKGPQGTLFGASSQSGVVRLITNKPDLSGFDASFTVGTSFTKGGEESYKAEAMINLPVTDRLAVRGVVYLDDQGGYIDNIAGTRSLRDSARFRQAGTVRRNGVPVAPNRAGIQAGADLSNVTFRQADNSGLVEDNFNDAQYSGFRASALYEISPDWSVTLTHTRQSLETDGVFFADPELDLDNLEIQRFEDDRLEDNFSNTAWSVEGRLGMLDIVYNGAYTDREVDQRIDYTDYLFAGQYLPYYICDGSVSYPGAGNDPSGTCQEPNLYVTSQGGTTVFTQELRFSTPEQNRFRVTGGGFYSNLILKERNDYNYPGNIEAAPFGGFAPNFPFPGAYQSDPGPLPASAIFRNDVRRSDRQIGIFGEASYDLVPDLLTATFGARYYDVEVDFEGTANSAFCNAGAAEDQNAFGTNLSDLYDGDGQYTFIGSCNAALRQTFSQGDTVQDIMAAGLSQAQATQVFNALSAPDKAKSEGVIFKGTLTFTPTDDLLFYATYSEGFRPGLLNRPGGAQGPDGFTVPFELETDSVNNYELGWKTQLFDRQLRLNGSAFYVDISNLQTTIFDPSITNLFFSDNAANAEIWGLEAEFTYAPYTVPGLTISGALSVLDSEITEVLTPTDDVQLGSDLAYAPNFQGNLRARYAWDVSPTLSAYVMPQMTHSGSKFTDIIAINRLKLDGYTTFGLSAGVETGQWNVEVYGENLSDERAQISGDFYYDRPRIVTNRPLTVGIRVGFDY